In one window of Niallia sp. Man26 DNA:
- a CDS encoding HPP family protein, whose translation MKMKGGGEKSPLKVNINDIITGFMGGAITIFILGLLTRFTYTPLLIASFGASCVLAFGLWNSPLSQPRNIIGGHFISTLIGLIIYHLFGNEPWSLALGVGLAIGLMMLTKTTHPPAGADPIIIILGSYSWEYLFTPVVTGSIVIVLLALVINNLRSNRKYPVFWI comes from the coding sequence ATGAAAATGAAAGGGGGAGGAGAAAAGAGCCCTCTGAAAGTAAATATAAATGATATTATAACAGGATTTATGGGTGGGGCTATAACCATTTTTATTCTCGGTTTATTAACACGTTTTACCTATACTCCTTTGCTAATAGCTTCATTTGGTGCAAGTTGTGTATTAGCATTCGGACTCTGGAATTCACCATTATCACAGCCTAGAAATATTATAGGGGGCCATTTCATTTCCACTTTAATAGGATTAATTATTTATCATTTATTTGGTAATGAACCATGGTCATTGGCTTTGGGAGTTGGGTTAGCTATCGGTTTAATGATGTTAACGAAAACAACCCATCCTCCCGCTGGAGCAGATCCAATAATAATAATACTCGGCTCTTATTCATGGGAATATCTATTTACACCAGTAGTAACAGGATCTATTGTAATTGTACTGTTAGCATTAGTTATTAATAATTTAAGAAGCAACAGGAAATATCCAGTTTTTTGGATATGA
- a CDS encoding carbohydrate ABC transporter permease, with amino-acid sequence MLRKRKVRLLRESKGDRVFSYINTIIMILVIIACFYPIWYVIVASFSSSAAINANIGKLIFPKDFTLGAYSKALSHPLIISGFRNIFLMLLISLPINMLMTILCGYFMASKNVLWKNAIVSFFMFTMFFHGGLIPSFLNQKELGLYNNIWALIIPGALSLFNAIICKSAIEGIPDSLVESAKIDGAGDFTILGKILVPVIKPTLAVLLLYYGVGLWNNWFNASIYITDNDLLPIQNILRAVLLANNASLNQGAASADVVNQYAETIKYAAICISTIPILCIYPFLQKYFVKGVMIGSVKG; translated from the coding sequence ATGCTTAGAAAACGAAAAGTTAGATTACTGAGAGAAAGTAAAGGCGACCGAGTTTTCTCTTATATTAATACTATTATCATGATATTAGTAATCATCGCTTGTTTTTACCCTATATGGTATGTAATCGTCGCTTCATTCTCCAGTTCAGCGGCGATTAATGCGAATATTGGAAAATTAATTTTCCCAAAAGATTTTACTCTAGGGGCCTATTCTAAAGCGTTAAGCCACCCGTTAATTATCTCTGGTTTTCGAAATATCTTTTTGATGTTGTTAATCTCCTTGCCTATTAATATGTTAATGACCATTCTGTGTGGGTATTTTATGGCTTCCAAGAATGTATTGTGGAAAAATGCAATCGTTTCCTTTTTTATGTTTACGATGTTCTTCCATGGTGGCTTAATTCCGAGCTTCTTGAACCAAAAAGAATTGGGCTTATATAACAATATTTGGGCATTAATTATCCCAGGTGCACTGAGTTTGTTTAATGCCATAATTTGCAAATCTGCCATTGAAGGAATTCCTGATAGCTTGGTAGAATCAGCGAAAATAGATGGTGCTGGGGATTTTACCATTTTAGGAAAGATTCTAGTTCCAGTAATTAAACCGACTTTGGCAGTTTTGTTGCTGTATTATGGTGTTGGGTTATGGAATAACTGGTTTAATGCGTCCATTTATATTACAGATAATGATTTATTACCAATCCAAAACATTTTAAGGGCTGTTTTATTAGCAAATAATGCATCGCTAAATCAAGGGGCTGCAAGTGCAGATGTTGTTAACCAATATGCTGAGACGATTAAGTATGCAGCTATTTGTATCTCAACTATTCCAATTCTATGTATCTATCCATTCCTGCAAAAATACTTCGTAAAGGGTGTTATGATTGGGTCCGTAAAAGGTTAG
- a CDS encoding Cof-type HAD-IIB family hydrolase, protein MDVDGTLTNNEKAISAETKEVLLKAQKAGAILVLASGRPTSGLMDFAKELEMEKHHGLLVSFNGSKVVDCETNEVLFNETMTVEQGQAVLEHMKKFEVIPMIDKDNYMYVTDVFNNEIKYNGNDINIMKYESRGGKYKLCEVDDLAAFADYPLNKILTAGSDDYLQKHYKEMMEPFKDTLNCVFTAPFYFEFTAQGIDKAKALDTVLIPRGYKKEEMIAFGDGHNDATMVEYAGIGVAMANAVDDLKAVADEVTRSNEEDGIAYTLNKYFK, encoded by the coding sequence ATGGATGTGGATGGTACATTAACGAATAATGAAAAAGCGATATCTGCAGAAACAAAAGAGGTTTTACTAAAGGCACAAAAAGCTGGAGCAATCTTAGTTCTTGCTTCTGGTAGACCAACATCTGGATTAATGGATTTTGCGAAAGAATTAGAAATGGAAAAGCATCATGGACTTTTAGTTTCTTTTAACGGTTCTAAAGTCGTGGATTGTGAAACCAATGAAGTATTATTTAATGAAACAATGACTGTTGAACAAGGTCAAGCCGTGCTTGAGCATATGAAAAAATTTGAAGTAATTCCTATGATTGATAAAGATAACTATATGTATGTAACTGATGTCTTCAATAATGAAATAAAGTATAATGGTAATGATATTAACATAATGAAATACGAATCCCGTGGTGGTAAATATAAACTATGTGAAGTAGATGATTTGGCGGCATTTGCTGATTATCCACTAAATAAAATCCTAACTGCAGGATCTGATGATTATCTTCAGAAACATTACAAAGAGATGATGGAGCCTTTCAAAGATACGTTAAATTGTGTGTTTACAGCTCCCTTTTACTTTGAATTTACTGCTCAAGGAATTGATAAAGCAAAAGCATTAGATACAGTGCTAATTCCTAGAGGATACAAAAAAGAAGAGATGATTGCTTTCGGAGATGGACATAATGACGCTACTATGGTCGAATATGCTGGTATCGGAGTTGCGATGGCTAATGCCGTAGACGATTTAAAAGCTGTAGCTGATGAAGTTACGCGTTCAAATGAAGAAGACGGAATTGCTTATACATTAAATAAATATTTTAAATAA
- a CDS encoding ABC transporter permease subunit yields MSDNNLAINNNLPTENNPKISFYSKLKKDFQLNKIKYLMVLPVIIYFLIFAYKPMYGLLMVFQDFSPRLGISGSTWVGFENFQRFFADPSAWRIVKNTFNISFWSLVFGFPAPIILALLINEIRNKFFKRIVQTVSYMPYFISIVVLCSLIKFFTQSDGLIPEFFSYFGIEKTNLLAEPSAFVPIYVISDIWQTIGWDSIIYLAALAGIDQEQYEAARIDGASKLQQIFHITLPGLKTTIIILLILRMGTLLNMGFEKILLLYSPSTYSVADVISTYVYRMGILNADYSYAAAIGLLNTLVNVTLLLITNRLAKKFAGSGLF; encoded by the coding sequence TTGTCGGACAATAACCTAGCAATAAACAATAACCTACCAACAGAGAATAATCCGAAAATTAGTTTTTATAGTAAGTTAAAGAAAGATTTTCAACTTAATAAGATAAAGTATTTAATGGTATTGCCTGTAATAATTTACTTTCTTATCTTTGCTTATAAACCAATGTATGGGTTACTGATGGTTTTCCAAGATTTTAGTCCTCGTTTAGGTATATCGGGGAGTACATGGGTTGGATTTGAGAATTTTCAGCGCTTTTTTGCTGATCCGAGTGCTTGGCGTATCGTTAAAAACACATTTAACATTAGCTTTTGGAGTTTAGTATTTGGCTTTCCAGCACCAATTATTTTAGCGCTACTGATTAACGAAATTAGAAATAAGTTTTTTAAACGTATCGTCCAAACTGTTTCCTACATGCCTTACTTTATATCCATCGTAGTTTTATGCAGTTTAATTAAGTTTTTTACACAATCCGATGGACTAATTCCCGAATTCTTTAGCTATTTTGGGATTGAAAAGACTAATTTATTAGCAGAACCTAGTGCTTTTGTTCCGATTTATGTAATTTCGGATATATGGCAAACAATCGGCTGGGATTCTATCATCTATCTAGCAGCCTTAGCTGGTATTGATCAAGAACAATATGAAGCTGCAAGAATAGATGGTGCCAGCAAATTACAACAGATTTTCCACATTACTCTCCCAGGATTGAAAACAACGATTATTATCTTGTTAATATTGCGAATGGGAACGTTGCTTAACATGGGGTTTGAAAAGATATTGCTTCTTTACTCTCCATCCACTTATTCAGTGGCAGATGTAATATCAACTTATGTTTACCGTATGGGTATATTAAATGCAGATTATAGTTATGCAGCAGCAATTGGACTACTCAATACATTAGTTAACGTTACATTGTTGTTAATAACGAACCGCTTAGCAAAGAAATTCGCAGGTTCTGGCCTATTCTAA
- a CDS encoding extracellular solute-binding protein — protein MKKLKKLCFFTFLIVSVVLAGCQNNKSNAVEDGTLTIWSTWMTPSPTVKSYEESPFHQNLEKESGVKLKWQFPTEGSDWSQAFNLMLSEKQLPDLIYYGWMGVADKYINEGAIRDLTKDIEEKAPNYWKFLNEHPEFDRAMKTDDGKYYMFGFFREQPYQASYMGPMIRQDWLEEQNLSMPENIADWTKTIEIFHEKYGAQLTFQTGWRMSPGFAGAFDAHGSFDTRYFIDKNGQVQLAQAQPEWRNYMAWFNDLYKKNLIDPDFATIDDQGVKTKASQDKTGATIMNAGTLLAMNTDATTNETGAEWVGAPYPNQADGTKSASIFTEDLYNAQGIAISTSLPEEELDEAFKFLDWAYTEEGMQYWNFGKEGESWEMVDGQPTFTDLITENKLGKDEAIALYTGNWLSGQGVQLSRFIEQRLDEPSFNASNSWSDGQEEAIDSIFPAAVSMTSEERKEASNLENTINTYVKEHALKFVTGEESLDKFDDFVKELNNQGLERLLEIRQAAYERYLKR, from the coding sequence ATGAAAAAATTAAAAAAGTTATGTTTTTTCACATTCCTTATTGTGTCAGTAGTATTAGCTGGTTGTCAGAACAATAAATCGAATGCAGTGGAGGATGGGACATTAACTATTTGGAGTACGTGGATGACGCCTAGTCCAACAGTCAAAAGCTATGAGGAATCACCTTTTCATCAAAATTTAGAAAAGGAATCTGGTGTTAAATTAAAATGGCAGTTTCCAACGGAAGGTTCAGACTGGAGCCAGGCGTTTAATTTAATGCTCTCTGAAAAACAATTACCAGACCTGATTTATTATGGCTGGATGGGAGTGGCTGATAAATACATTAATGAAGGGGCCATACGAGATCTGACAAAAGATATTGAGGAAAAAGCACCAAACTATTGGAAGTTTTTAAATGAACATCCTGAGTTTGATCGTGCAATGAAAACGGATGATGGAAAGTATTATATGTTTGGCTTCTTTAGAGAACAGCCGTATCAAGCTTCTTACATGGGGCCAATGATTCGCCAAGATTGGCTAGAGGAACAGAACTTATCAATGCCCGAAAATATTGCAGATTGGACCAAAACTATTGAAATTTTCCATGAGAAATATGGTGCTCAATTAACCTTTCAAACTGGTTGGCGTATGAGTCCAGGATTTGCAGGAGCCTTTGATGCTCATGGGTCATTTGACACTCGTTATTTCATTGATAAGAATGGCCAAGTACAGTTAGCACAAGCTCAGCCTGAATGGAGAAATTATATGGCTTGGTTTAACGATTTATATAAGAAAAACTTAATTGATCCTGATTTTGCAACAATTGATGATCAAGGCGTGAAAACAAAGGCATCTCAAGATAAAACTGGTGCAACTATCATGAATGCCGGAACTTTATTAGCAATGAATACGGATGCAACAACAAATGAAACGGGTGCCGAGTGGGTAGGCGCACCATATCCGAATCAAGCAGATGGCACAAAATCAGCATCAATCTTCACAGAAGATTTATATAATGCACAAGGCATCGCAATCTCAACATCATTACCAGAAGAAGAATTGGATGAAGCGTTTAAATTTTTAGACTGGGCTTACACGGAAGAAGGAATGCAATACTGGAATTTTGGTAAAGAAGGCGAAAGTTGGGAAATGGTAGATGGGCAACCTACCTTTACTGACTTAATAACAGAAAATAAGTTAGGTAAAGATGAAGCAATTGCTCTTTATACAGGTAACTGGTTATCCGGACAAGGTGTTCAACTTTCACGATTTATTGAACAACGTTTGGATGAACCATCATTTAATGCTTCAAATTCATGGTCAGATGGTCAAGAAGAGGCAATCGACTCTATTTTCCCTGCAGCTGTTTCTATGACATCTGAGGAACGTAAAGAAGCTTCTAATCTTGAAAATACGATAAATACTTATGTTAAGGAACATGCATTAAAATTTGTGACTGGAGAGGAAAGCCTAGACAAGTTTGATGACTTTGTAAAAGAATTAAATAATCAAGGCTTGGAACGACTGTTAGAAATTCGTCAAGCTGCCTATGAACGTTATTTAAAGCGCTAA
- a CDS encoding GntR family transcriptional regulator — protein MLKYQYIALEMERYITENALQQGDKLPIIETLISHYKVSKSTIIKALKLLEDKGIVFLVRGSGIFVRGQSRQGYFNLLPSQKFQQVNHNSSPALQKVVGMEIVSALPEVADALDIDKYSKVYSVKLVHYMEKQVLCTEQVFYNKDIISYLDKEIVSNSINNYLKDVLGLKIGFPDIYINLDKLNSEEASFFGLKLGDPKLCKEIIYHLTSGQPFCYSKAIYHYKQAKFVIKGNSFNSI, from the coding sequence ATGTTGAAATATCAGTATATTGCTTTGGAAATGGAAAGGTATATTACAGAAAATGCATTACAACAAGGAGACAAGTTACCTATAATTGAAACGTTAATAAGTCACTATAAGGTTAGCAAAAGTACTATTATAAAAGCACTTAAACTGTTGGAGGACAAAGGAATTGTTTTTTTGGTGAGAGGAAGTGGGATTTTTGTAAGAGGCCAAAGCAGACAAGGTTATTTTAATCTATTGCCATCCCAGAAATTTCAACAAGTTAATCATAATAGTTCTCCTGCTTTGCAAAAAGTAGTCGGCATGGAAATAGTAAGTGCATTACCAGAGGTTGCAGATGCTCTTGATATAGACAAATACTCAAAAGTATATTCCGTAAAGTTAGTTCATTATATGGAAAAGCAAGTGTTATGCACGGAACAAGTGTTTTATAATAAGGATATTATTTCTTATCTGGACAAAGAAATAGTTTCTAATTCAATTAATAATTATTTGAAAGACGTCTTAGGATTAAAAATAGGATTTCCTGATATTTATATAAATTTGGATAAACTGAACTCTGAAGAAGCAAGTTTTTTTGGATTGAAATTAGGGGATCCAAAGCTGTGTAAAGAAATCATTTACCATCTTACAAGTGGGCAGCCATTCTGTTACTCAAAAGCAATATATCATTATAAACAAGCTAAATTCGTTATTAAAGGAAATAGTTTTAATTCCATATGA
- a CDS encoding MATE family efflux transporter, which yields MSKQEKKSNSEFNRTLNRSLFSLVLPIAFQNLISAAAIAVDVIMLGVINQSVMSAVSLAGQVTFVLSLFYMGISTGAGILTAQYWGRNDVNVIQRVFSITSIFSLSISIIFFVFSFCFPEVLMRLLTNDTELIYYGKIFLRTVSFSYIAMGLSQVYFSVIKSMENARFSAWISSICLFLNIGLNALCVYVFFPGMPEKAITGVAAATVCAKFVELGCCIIHSIRYSQVKFHLPLKDKINRQLRKDFLKYTIPIQANYFVWGGGLTVATSIIGHVSADMVAANSIATVVRNLAVVFCAGISSGGAVLIGKYLGSNDTVMAIKASKRINLYALLLGIVAGGTILVIKPLVFLIVDLNVNAQSYLDGMLYVCAYYCIGKSINSTIIGGFFPAGGDAKFGLWCDIVVMWIIVLPLGYLSAFVWNLHPILLYAVLNLDEILKLPLAVYRYSQYRWVKNITRDVAS from the coding sequence GTGTCAAAACAAGAAAAGAAATCAAATAGTGAATTTAATCGTACCCTTAATCGTTCCTTGTTTTCGTTAGTATTACCAATAGCATTTCAAAATTTAATTTCAGCAGCTGCCATTGCGGTAGATGTTATAATGCTTGGTGTCATTAATCAATCTGTAATGTCTGCCGTATCACTTGCGGGACAAGTAACTTTTGTATTGTCGCTATTTTATATGGGTATTTCAACTGGAGCAGGTATACTCACGGCTCAATATTGGGGAAGGAATGACGTAAATGTAATTCAACGGGTATTTAGCATTACTAGTATTTTTTCACTGAGTATATCGATAATATTTTTTGTGTTTTCGTTTTGCTTTCCCGAAGTGCTAATGCGATTACTTACAAATGATACGGAGTTAATTTACTATGGAAAGATCTTTTTGCGTACTGTGTCGTTTTCGTATATCGCAATGGGACTATCTCAGGTTTATTTTAGCGTGATAAAAAGTATGGAGAACGCACGATTCAGTGCATGGATTAGTTCCATTTGTCTTTTTCTTAATATCGGCTTAAATGCACTTTGTGTTTATGTATTCTTTCCGGGTATGCCGGAAAAGGCCATTACAGGGGTAGCTGCGGCAACTGTATGTGCTAAGTTCGTAGAGCTTGGATGTTGTATCATTCATTCAATCAGATACAGCCAAGTTAAATTTCACCTACCATTAAAAGATAAGATTAATCGTCAGTTACGTAAAGACTTTCTAAAATATACAATTCCTATACAAGCTAATTATTTTGTATGGGGCGGTGGCTTAACAGTTGCTACATCCATAATCGGACATGTAAGTGCTGATATGGTTGCGGCAAACTCTATCGCAACCGTAGTTAGAAACTTAGCAGTTGTGTTTTGTGCAGGTATCTCTAGCGGAGGTGCTGTGCTTATTGGAAAATATTTAGGAAGCAATGACACAGTGATGGCAATAAAAGCATCCAAAAGAATCAATTTATATGCATTGCTTTTAGGTATTGTAGCAGGCGGGACTATATTGGTGATAAAGCCATTGGTGTTCCTTATTGTAGACCTAAACGTTAATGCCCAATCATACTTAGATGGAATGTTATATGTATGCGCTTACTATTGTATTGGTAAGTCCATTAATTCAACAATCATTGGGGGTTTTTTTCCAGCTGGAGGAGATGCGAAATTTGGGCTTTGGTGTGATATTGTTGTAATGTGGATTATAGTATTGCCATTAGGCTATTTGAGTGCATTTGTGTGGAATTTACACCCTATATTACTGTATGCGGTACTCAATTTAGATGAAATTCTCAAGCTGCCGTTGGCTGTATATCGTTATAGTCAATATAGATGGGTTAAAAATATTACAAGAGATGTGGCATCATAA
- a CDS encoding glycoside hydrolase family 88 protein, with the protein MVGRYQTEFETYLDKCVDKLKWVSERNRNGIPYYVLEDGKYNNMDNAYTKSTTGDVSWWTNGFFAGMLWQLYNYTREEKYREWARIQEVKLDRCFDIFQGLNHDVGFMWLHTSVANYQMTQDPKAKVRAVHAANILAGRFNLKGNFIRAWGGIDNHCTGLAIIDCLMNLSLLYWATEETGDPRFEQIARTHADMALDQFIREDGSVHHIVKFDAATGEVIEAERGQGYEVGSSWTRGQAWGIYGFVNSFLHTKDERYLDASKEIADYFIKHLPDSHLAPIDFQQPAEDDFEDNSATCIAICGLLDLGKALNKEKTDGNKYIEVAEEMLKALCENRLCLDSTSEALVERCAVAYHFDKHITTLIYADYFLLEALLKVNNQELKMW; encoded by the coding sequence TTGGTTGGAAGGTATCAAACGGAATTTGAAACGTATTTAGATAAATGTGTAGACAAATTAAAGTGGGTAAGTGAAAGGAATCGCAATGGAATTCCTTATTATGTATTAGAGGATGGTAAATACAACAATATGGATAATGCATATACCAAGTCAACCACAGGCGATGTTAGTTGGTGGACGAATGGTTTTTTTGCAGGTATGCTGTGGCAGCTTTACAACTATACTCGAGAAGAAAAGTATCGTGAATGGGCAAGAATTCAAGAAGTCAAATTGGATCGATGTTTTGATATTTTTCAAGGTTTAAATCATGATGTAGGTTTTATGTGGCTGCATACATCGGTGGCAAACTATCAAATGACACAGGATCCAAAGGCAAAAGTGCGTGCTGTCCATGCGGCTAATATTCTTGCTGGACGGTTTAATCTTAAAGGAAATTTCATACGTGCGTGGGGTGGGATAGATAATCACTGTACAGGGTTGGCTATCATTGATTGTTTAATGAACTTATCGTTATTGTATTGGGCAACAGAAGAAACCGGTGATCCTAGATTCGAACAAATCGCACGTACACATGCGGATATGGCACTTGACCAGTTTATACGTGAGGATGGTTCAGTCCATCATATTGTAAAATTCGATGCTGCAACAGGAGAAGTAATAGAAGCGGAGCGCGGTCAGGGATATGAGGTAGGAAGCAGCTGGACTCGTGGTCAAGCTTGGGGTATTTATGGTTTTGTGAATAGCTTCCTTCATACAAAGGATGAACGCTACCTTGATGCGTCAAAAGAAATTGCAGATTATTTTATAAAGCACTTACCTGATTCGCATCTAGCACCTATTGACTTTCAACAGCCTGCAGAAGATGACTTTGAAGATAATAGTGCAACTTGTATTGCCATTTGCGGATTGTTGGATTTGGGAAAAGCACTCAATAAAGAAAAAACAGATGGAAACAAATATATTGAGGTTGCAGAAGAAATGCTAAAAGCTCTTTGTGAAAATCGTTTGTGTTTAGATTCGACTAGCGAAGCATTGGTGGAACGTTGCGCAGTTGCCTACCATTTTGACAAACATATAACAACGTTAATTTATGCTGATTATTTTCTACTGGAGGCATTACTAAAGGTTAACAATCAAGAATTAAAAATGTGGTAA
- a CDS encoding DUF624 domain-containing protein yields MLKHFIDSNSKIYKFSSYLMDLFTLNLLFLITCLPIVTIGASTLALSRVTMKMAEGKLSFPTKTYLQEWKDNFLRGTTIELILIIYGVLLVVAIRLLPILPIISFVIVGVGILLALITFVVFCIFIFPYSARYENSLLGSFRVVLQVSSLNPKITAGLLILIIAVAAIMSLDPFWLIFVSFFFFMIGFSTVSFGISHISLKLFTPYE; encoded by the coding sequence ATGCTGAAGCATTTTATAGATTCAAATAGTAAAATTTATAAGTTTTCATCCTATCTAATGGATTTGTTTACATTAAATCTGCTGTTTTTAATTACCTGTTTACCAATAGTTACAATTGGTGCCAGCACATTAGCTCTCTCAAGAGTTACTATGAAAATGGCAGAAGGGAAATTGTCTTTTCCAACAAAAACTTATTTGCAGGAGTGGAAAGACAACTTTCTTCGTGGAACTACAATTGAGCTGATTTTGATTATTTATGGAGTTTTGTTAGTTGTTGCGATAAGGCTGTTACCAATTCTCCCGATTATATCCTTTGTTATTGTAGGTGTTGGTATTCTCTTAGCGTTAATTACCTTTGTAGTATTTTGCATCTTTATTTTTCCGTACAGTGCACGTTATGAGAATTCATTGCTAGGTAGCTTTCGTGTCGTATTACAGGTTTCTTCATTAAATCCTAAAATAACAGCTGGTTTGCTAATCCTTATAATTGCTGTAGCAGCAATAATGTCATTAGATCCTTTTTGGTTAATCTTTGTTTCTTTCTTCTTTTTTATGATTGGTTTTTCAACAGTCAGCTTTGGTATTTCTCATATTTCTTTAAAGCTTTTTACTCCTTATGAGTAG
- a CDS encoding sugar O-acetyltransferase has translation MTMRERIHSGKLFTDYCEGLPEDRMQAKRRMMEFNATRPDALADRVQIMAEIFGKETKAWIEPPFYFCYGTNIEIGEGTYINFNCNFVDDTKIIIGKKVLFGPAVTIATVGHPINPNYREYMYAEPVKIEDNCWIGAGSIICPGVTIGENSVIGAGSVVTKDIPANSVAVGNPCKVMRTINEHDMEYYYKDRKITQQDLDEEASLR, from the coding sequence ATGACAATGAGAGAAAGAATCCATTCAGGAAAGTTATTTACTGATTATTGTGAAGGATTACCAGAAGATAGGATGCAAGCTAAAAGAAGAATGATGGAATTTAATGCAACAAGACCAGATGCATTAGCAGACCGAGTTCAAATAATGGCAGAAATATTCGGTAAGGAAACTAAAGCATGGATTGAACCACCATTTTATTTTTGCTATGGCACAAATATTGAAATTGGAGAAGGTACTTACATTAATTTTAATTGTAATTTTGTTGATGACACGAAAATTATCATTGGAAAAAAAGTATTGTTTGGTCCGGCCGTAACAATTGCTACTGTTGGCCATCCAATCAATCCTAATTACAGAGAGTATATGTATGCTGAACCAGTAAAAATCGAAGATAACTGTTGGATTGGAGCAGGAAGTATCATATGTCCAGGGGTAACCATTGGTGAAAACAGTGTTATAGGGGCTGGAAGCGTAGTGACAAAAGATATTCCAGCTAACTCAGTTGCTGTTGGTAATCCTTGCAAAGTAATGCGAACAATAAATGAACATGATATGGAATACTACTATAAGGACAGAAAAATAACACAACAAGACTTAGATGAGGAAGCAAGCTTAAGGTAG
- a CDS encoding AraC family transcriptional regulator — protein sequence MNSVLEIFSDSSERVNYNIPDFPLYVRKGRLLYFDKYVAPSHWHSDLEFILVLEGSMEYFVNGHTVSIEKGNGIFVNSKRMHYGYSNNMNDCHFIVVVIHPILLGEHTQVGKVYLEEKFGLSTEDYILLNEQVQWQQEALTKLNEIYEEMHENANPLRLNAQVMSLCANIGDHIQKVPRNHVDDNSWGTVWKMTNFIHEHYEEKITLDDIAFAGNVCRSICCNLFSKYIEQTPNNYLIGYRIQKSCEMLKETNRSISEIAIACGFQSGSYFSYTFRKKMGYGPQDYRKQITIANPSSIY from the coding sequence ATGAATTCAGTATTGGAAATATTTTCGGATTCATCTGAACGAGTAAACTATAATATACCTGATTTCCCTTTATATGTGCGAAAAGGAAGATTACTTTACTTTGATAAATATGTTGCACCAAGTCATTGGCATTCCGATTTAGAATTTATTTTAGTACTTGAAGGTTCTATGGAATATTTTGTGAATGGTCATACGGTTAGTATTGAAAAGGGAAATGGTATTTTTGTAAATAGTAAGCGTATGCATTATGGTTATTCTAACAATATGAATGATTGCCACTTTATTGTTGTAGTTATTCATCCTATATTGCTTGGTGAGCACACTCAAGTAGGAAAAGTCTACCTCGAGGAAAAATTCGGATTATCTACTGAAGACTATATATTATTGAATGAACAAGTTCAATGGCAACAAGAAGCACTGACGAAATTAAATGAAATATATGAAGAAATGCATGAAAACGCAAATCCACTTCGTTTAAATGCACAAGTTATGTCTCTTTGTGCAAATATAGGAGACCATATACAAAAAGTCCCTAGGAACCATGTTGATGACAATTCCTGGGGGACAGTCTGGAAAATGACAAATTTTATTCATGAACATTATGAAGAAAAAATAACACTGGATGACATTGCGTTTGCTGGCAATGTTTGTAGAAGTATATGCTGTAATTTATTTAGTAAATATATTGAACAAACTCCCAATAATTATCTAATAGGCTATCGAATTCAAAAAAGTTGCGAAATGCTAAAAGAAACAAATAGATCTATCAGTGAAATTGCAATTGCGTGTGGTTTTCAAAGTGGAAGTTATTTTTCCTATACTTTCCGTAAGAAAATGGGCTATGGGCCACAGGATTATCGAAAGCAAATTACAATAGCCAATCCTAGTTCTATTTACTAA
- a CDS encoding HPr family phosphocarrier protein: MLRSQVIVNLPRGLQARNTCYFVAIASLFDCKIHIIYKGVTSGIDLMDIMNLNVLEKDEIILVANGKDEQKAISTLEKFFNEGKLDNNSLIIP, from the coding sequence ATGTTGAGAAGTCAGGTTATTGTTAATCTTCCAAGAGGACTACAGGCAAGAAACACATGTTATTTTGTTGCAATTGCTTCTTTGTTTGATTGTAAAATACATATTATTTATAAGGGAGTTACTAGTGGGATTGATTTAATGGATATTATGAATTTAAATGTTTTGGAGAAAGACGAAATAATTTTAGTTGCCAATGGAAAAGATGAACAGAAAGCTATTTCCACTTTGGAGAAATTTTTTAACGAAGGAAAGTTGGATAATAACTCCTTAATCATACCATAG